In a single window of the Elaeis guineensis isolate ETL-2024a chromosome 8, EG11, whole genome shotgun sequence genome:
- the LOC105049929 gene encoding enhancer of mRNA-decapping protein 4 isoform X3, with protein sequence MASPAGNPNPSSPFELHKLFKPLNPSPNSNPNASSPITPPSSYGVVPPSAYPPPSPGTFSYPPTTPPFHHHPFLHYPQEPLHRPIVSYPAAPPHIPSPNSSPNPSPNPSPGANPGARLMALLGNTAPSHLESAVSMPPSSSMTSEFSAPVNPPILHAIPSAPPAVLAVVGQPAPARLPSSKMPRGRHLGSGDRAMYDVDSRLPGESQPPQLEVTPITKYTSDPGLVLGRQIAVNRTYICYGLKLGAIRVLNINTALRSLLRGHTQRVTDMAFFAEDVHFLASASVDGRVFVWKIDEGPDEENKPQITGKIIIAIQIVGDGESYHPRICWHSHKQEILFVGIGNRVLKIDITKVGRGKEFSAEEPLRCPIEKLIDGVHFVGKHDGEVTDLSISQWMTTRLASASKDGMVKIWEDRKAVPLTTLRPHDGQAVNSVIFLTSPQRPDHINLITAGPLNREVKMWASAGDEGWLLPGDSEAWQCTQTLDLRSSSEPRLEEAFFNQVMVLPRASLIVLANAKKNAIYAVHVDYGPYPAATHMDYIADFTVAMPILSLTGTNDCLPDGEQVVQVYCVQTQAIQQYALDLSQCLPPPSDNVALGKDPCVSRVFDTPSLEGAAVSEPSRGPMVSDLPVGSPSPKCPTDNSTENSFIITSVASEVNIIHELSSSNVDVKPSAPPLPSSDADSANVVSSPVPLNLDLAGRLPPLRSPPKGFEQVPTLGDRDVDPSNVDFSVDRRADTVITSTPDVPSMNENLGKDESKAGQNDISVVPNPRFMFNLGGNATHLVTPSEILSGAISSSDSSNVNQGPKDEEVKVPDVLVNNKLENVEVEVKVMGESRSSQNEEFDSQKEAQVVPAESKEKSSQISEPNIEMANECSAVTETSNVEESHPVDDIAVAMSFEQHPSTGEEEIQDSTKDMPEKVAESVGAAAPAAKGKKSKGKQSQASGLSSPSLSPFNSTDPSYEPASSTGAPSAGAVFPQILAMQDMLNQLMTMQKEMQKQMSVIVAVPVTKEGKRVEAAVGRSMEKAIKANTDALWARFQEENAKSEKLERERMQQITSLITNCMNKDWPAMLERALKKEIPAVGQVIARAITPVIEKTISSAITDSFQRGVADKAVNQLEKSVNSKLEATVARQIQAQFQTSGKQALQDSLKSSLESSVIPAFEQSCKAMFEQVDAAFRKGMTEHTTAAQQQLEASHTPLAHTLRDAINSASTITQNLTTELIDGQRKLLALLAAGNTNSLNPIGMQPNNGPLAGLPEMV encoded by the exons ATGGCCTCCCCTGCTGGAAACCCCAACCCCTCCAGTCCCTTCGAGCTCCACAAGCTCTTCAAGCCCCTCAACCCCAGTCCGAACTCTAACCCTAACGCCTCTTCCCCCATCACCCCGCCCTCCTCCTACGGCGTCGTCCCGCCATCGGCGTACCCCCCGCCGTCCCCCGGCACCTTCTCCTACCCCCCCACCACCCCGCCGTTCCATCACCATCCTTTCCTCCACTACCCCCAGGAGCCCCTCCACCGCCCCATTGTCTCCTACCCCGCCGCCCCTCCCCACATCCCCAGCCCCAACTCAAGCCCTAATCCTAGCCCTAACCCTAGCCCCGGCGCCAACCCCGGCGCCCGTCTGATGGCGCTTCTGGGCAACACCGCCCCCTCCCACCTCGAATCCGCGGTCTCGATGCCTCCCTCATCCTCTATGACGTCAGAATTCTCCGCCCCAGTTAACCCGCCGATCCTCCATGCCATTCCTTCCGCGCCGCCGGCGGTCCTGGCGGTGGTCGGCCAGCCGGCGCCGGCAAGGCTGCCAAGCAGCAAGATGCCGAGAGGAAGGCACCTGGGGAGCGGGGACCGGGCGATGTACGATGTCGACTCGCGGCTGCCGGGGGAGTCCCAGCCGCCCCAGCTTGAGGTCACTCCGATCACCAAGTACACGTCGGATCCGGGGCTTGTTTTGGGTCGCCAGATCGCGGTCAACCGAACGTACATCTGCTATGGGCTCAAGCTGGGCGCGATCCGCGTGCTTAACATCAACACAGCGCTAAGATCGCTGCTCCGGGGACACACTCAG AGGGTTACGGACATGGCTTTCTTTGCTGAAGATGTCCACTTTCTAGCCAG TGCGAGTGTAGACGGGAGGGTTTTTGTATGGAAGATTGATGAAGGACCTGATGAGGAAAATAAGCCACAAATAACAGGAAAAATCATAATTGCCATTCAGATTGTAGGAGATGGAGAATCATATCATCCGCGAATTTGTTGGCACTCTCACAAACAA GAAATTTTATTTGTCGGAATTGGAAATCGTGTGCTAAAAATTGACATAACAAAGGTGGGAAGAGGAAAAGAATTTTCTGCAGAGGAACCTCTCCGATGCCCAATTGAGAAGCTGATTGATGGAGTGCATTTTGTGGGCAAACATGATGGTGAAGTGACGGATTTGTCAATATCTCAGTGGATGACAACTCGTTTAGCTTCTGCATCAAAAGACGGCATG GTTAAGATCTGGGAAGATCGTAAAGCTGTTCCACTTACAACTTTAAGGCCACATGATGGTCAAGCAGTCAATTCAGTCATATTCTTGACATCGCCTCAAAGACCTGATCACATTAATCTCATCACAGCG GGTCCGCTGAATAGAGAAGTGAAAATGTGGGCATCTGCTGGTGATGAAGGTTGGCTGCTGCCAGGTGATTCTGAAGCATGGCAATGCACTCAGACTTTGGACTTGAGAAGTTCTTCAGAACCTCGGCTTGAGGAGGCATTTTTTAACCAAGTTATGGTTTTGCCTCGAGCAAGCCTAATAGTACTTGCAAATGCTAAAAAAAATGCTATATATGCAGTTCATGTAGACTATGGTCCATATCCAGCAGCTACACACATGGACTATATAGCAGACTTTACTGTTGCAATGCCTATTTTGAGTCTTACTGGGACGAATGATTGCCTTCCTGATGGGGAACAGGTGGTTCAAGTTTACTGTGTCCAGACACAGGCTATTCAGCAGTATGCATTGGATTTATCACAATGTTTGCCTCCGCCAAGTGATAATGTTGCATTGGGGAAGGATCCTTGTGTCTCACGTGTTTTTGACACACCTAGTTTGGAGGGGGCAGCAGTTTCAGAACCTTCCCGTGGACCTATGGTTAGTGATCTTCCTGTGGGAAGTCCTTCACCCAAATGCCCAACTGATAACAGCACTGAGAATTCATTTATAATAACCTCAGTAGCTTCAGAGGTTAACATTATTCATGAGCTGTCCTCATCGAATGTTGATGTGAAGCCCAGTGCTCCTCCACTTCCAAGTTCAGATGCTGATTCTGCAAATGTTGTATCCTCCCCTGTTCCCTTGAATTTGGACCTTGCAGGAAGACTACCTCCCttgagaagccctccaaaaggttTTGAGCAGGTACCAACACTTGGTGATCGTGATGTTGACCCATCAAATGTTGATTTTTCGGTTGATAGGAGAGCGGACACTGTTATCACAAGTACACCTGATGTTCCTTCCATGAATGAGAACTTAGGAAAGGATGAATCTAAAGCTGGCCAAAATGATATTTCTGTGGTGCCAAATCCTCGTTTTATGTTTAACCTGGGTGGCAACGCAACACACCTGGTAACTCCATCTGAAATCTTATCAGGTGCTATATCTTCATCTGACAGCAGTAATGTCAATCAAGGTCCAAAAGATGAGGAAGTAAAGGTTCCGGATGTGCTTGTTAATAATAAATTGGAGAATGTAGAGGTGGAAGTTAAAGTTATGGGTGAGAGTAGATCAAGCCAGAATGAGGAATTTGACTCTCAAAAAGAGGCTCAAGTTGTTCCTGCTGAGAGCAAGGAGAAATCCTCCCAAATTTCAGAACCAAACATTGAGATGGCCAATGAATGTTCGGCAGTAACTGAAACTAGCAATGTGGAAGAATCTCACCCTGTTGATGACATAGCTGTTGCCATGTCATTTGAACAGCATCCAAGTACTGGTGAGGAAGAAATTCAAGACAGCACAAAAGATATGCCTGAAAAGGTGGCAGAATCTGTTGGTGCTGCAGCACCTGCCGCCAAAGGGAAGAAATCAAAGGGAAAGCAGTCTCAAGCTTCTGGATTATCATCCCCTTCCTTGAGTCCTTTTAACTCCACTGATCCTTCATATGAACCAGCAAGCAGTACAGGCGCTCCTTCTGCTGGTGCTGTGTTTCCTCAAATTCTGGCCATGCAGGATATGCTGAACCAG CTTATGACCATGCAAAAGGAAATGCAGAAGCAGATGAGTGTGATAGTGGCTGTTCCTGTCACCAAAGAAGGCAAAAGAGTGGAGGCAGCTGTGGGGCGGAGCATGGAGAAAGCTATCAAGGCTAATACTGATGCTTTGTGGGCACGTTTCCAGGAGGAAAATGCAAAAAGTGAGAAGCTAGAGAGAGAACGAATGCAGCAGATAACAAGTTTGATCACAAACTGTATGAACAAGGATTGGCCTGCCATGTTGGAAAGGGCATTAAAGAAGGAAATCCCTGCAGTCGGGCAAGTCATAGCTCGTGCAATTACACCAGTTATTGAGAAGACAATTTCTTCAGCAATAACTGACTCATTTCAG AGAGGGGTTGCAGACAAAGCAGTAAATCAGTTGGAGAAGTCCGTCAATTCAAAACTTGAAGCTACAGTGGCTAGGCAGATCCAAGCACAATTCCAAACTTCTGGGAAGCAAGCTCTTCAG GATTCATTAAAATCTTCTCTAGAATCCTCAGTGATTCCTGCATTTGAGCAGTCTTGCAAAGCAATGTTTGAACAAGTAGATGCTGCATTCAGGAAAGGAATGACTGAACATACTACTGCAGCACAGCAACAACTTGAGGCATCACATACTCCACTTGCTCACACTTTGAGG GATGCAATCAATTCTGCATCAACAATTACCCAAAACCTTACCACTGAATTGATTGATGGCCAGCGGAAGCTTTTAGCTCTCCTTGCAGCAGGAAACACGAATTCATTGAATCCCATTGGTATGCAGCCAAACAATGGCCCACTGGCAGGTCTTCCTGAGATG GTATAG